In one window of Bacteroidia bacterium DNA:
- a CDS encoding translocation/assembly module TamB has protein sequence MVLITYIIFESPYIQTIITKRVASYLSDKLKTEVSIGGVDISLFNSVILEEVLVRDQLKDTLLYVNNIKVTIRDINFSERTIDLNRIVLDKPTVNLFLDSLRNMNYSFIIKAFSGEKDTTASLPWALTVRGVDIKDANFSYKKYDAVPQPTGMNYSDIDVSRLNVGIRNVRMMGDSLKLNLVNLDGREKCGINLKNMSAEVLIDTNGIVFTNALINTSSSRISAKKLAFLMKSVDDLSEFVTNVKINADINHSLVGVSDIAYFSSALWGLHEKVIFTGKIKGTVSDFKAKNVRIQYADNTYISGNFTVTGLPVVNETFMILELSELSTDANDIQKIPIPPFTKNFTVKLPVEVERLGRIYYKGQLTGYTNDFVAYGDLKTGMGNLNTDISIKQDTLTGYTNFNGHLISEKFDLGSVVNLKNTVGKISLDAKVDGRSKGKKVNAKIEGLVKDIEFKDYTYQNVKIEGELSESAFEGSLLVNDPNLALDFLGKIDYSEKIPMFNFTADVGRIRLGKLKLINYDSLATLSFLLSARFSGDNPDNLLGKIELFNLKYKSSVINESFGNVTLISEKNASGNNITLNSEIIDATLTGNVHFSSIMYSLDKVINSYIPSVRIYTPDPVDKKAKEPPYENIFDLNVEFNNTDSLLKEFAPGLLIEKKTRIVTKFSSVNKNLNISVQNGNISYSGITAEKPEVKFYTENGTLLFDCKTKNLGLAENLNMRNLDLQGFTKNNLGEIAFTWNNPDTVIYKGDVSLSFRLQNSEGKKWPSLMVESNPSMIVFSNMDWYINDAKVEISDSLISIKQLTINHESQYIFANGNISKKLTDTLTVLLNQIDLANSNLFLAKSGVDLNGIISGESHFSGLLGKSKIFASINVEDLKVNNEDLGNAFINSEWDDLSDNIKISGNTKRGNIKTIDFDGKYYTDGKIDFHVVLDKLRIGIAEPYIHDILSDLKGIASGDLTVTGNISKPVINGLMKLQKASFMVTYLQTRYNLTTDVTVTPTSFDFKNVDIFDADGNKAVLNGGIKHNNFSDLKFNLGFVTDKFMMLNTTEKDNELFYGKAYASGVVDISGSPENLSIDVTAKTEKDTKIFIPLSSGSEVSENNFIRYVSSEKDSVKINTEQKVDVSGIKMNFDIQATPDAEVQIIFDSKMGDVIKGRGNGNLRLEITPTGDFNMFGDYTIESGDYLFTLQNVINKKFNVEKGGTISWNGNPYMAILDITAIYRLKASLYDLMLDSTYKQRVPVECVLNMRNSLMKPDFLFSIKLPEGDSKPNSVISSLSNEDINKQIISLLVLSRFVTPESFRGGQQTAETRSGNAVGMNSSELLSNQLSQWLSQISKDFDIGVNYRPGDELTHDEVELALSTQIFNDRVTLNGNVGVGGNQATQSSNFVGDFEVDVKINKSGKLMVKGFNRSNTDIINDTSPYTQGLGLFYKEDFDSFGELLRRYWKSVFTRKKEEEISNQPKDK, from the coding sequence TTGGTACTAATTACGTACATTATTTTTGAAAGTCCATATATACAAACAATAATTACAAAGCGTGTCGCATCTTATTTGTCAGATAAATTAAAAACTGAAGTTTCTATTGGTGGTGTTGACATTTCATTGTTTAATAGTGTTATTTTAGAAGAAGTATTGGTACGTGACCAATTAAAGGACACCTTATTATATGTAAACAATATAAAAGTAACAATTAGAGACATTAATTTTTCAGAGAGAACAATTGATCTTAACAGAATAGTGTTAGATAAACCAACAGTTAATCTTTTTCTTGATTCGTTAAGAAATATGAATTATAGTTTTATTATTAAAGCTTTTAGTGGTGAGAAAGATACTACAGCTTCATTACCATGGGCATTAACTGTAAGAGGTGTTGATATTAAAGACGCTAATTTCTCTTATAAAAAATATGATGCAGTTCCGCAACCAACAGGTATGAATTATAGTGATATTGATGTTTCAAGGTTAAATGTTGGTATTAGAAATGTAAGAATGATGGGCGATTCTTTAAAATTAAATTTAGTAAATCTTGATGGAAGAGAAAAGTGCGGAATAAATTTAAAGAATATGAGTGCCGAAGTATTGATTGATACTAATGGAATTGTATTTACAAATGCACTTATTAATACCAGCTCGAGCAGAATTTCTGCAAAAAAGTTGGCTTTTTTAATGAAATCTGTTGATGACTTATCCGAATTCGTTACAAATGTTAAAATAAATGCAGATATAAATCATTCACTAGTTGGAGTAAGCGATATTGCATATTTTTCTTCAGCCTTATGGGGACTACATGAAAAAGTAATTTTTACGGGTAAAATAAAAGGAACTGTTTCTGATTTTAAAGCAAAAAATGTAAGAATACAATATGCCGATAATACATATATCTCTGGAAATTTTACTGTTACTGGTCTTCCTGTTGTTAACGAAACATTTATGATTTTAGAACTCTCTGAATTATCAACAGATGCAAATGATATTCAAAAAATTCCTATTCCTCCTTTCACAAAAAATTTTACAGTTAAATTGCCTGTAGAGGTTGAGCGTCTTGGACGAATTTATTATAAAGGACAGCTTACAGGATATACAAATGATTTTGTTGCCTATGGTGATTTAAAAACCGGAATGGGAAATTTAAATACTGATATTTCAATTAAGCAAGATACACTAACAGGTTATACAAATTTTAATGGTCATTTAATTTCTGAAAAATTTGATCTTGGGAGTGTTGTTAATTTAAAAAATACCGTAGGTAAAATCAGTCTTGATGCTAAGGTAGATGGAAGAAGTAAAGGTAAGAAAGTAAATGCAAAAATTGAGGGATTGGTTAAAGATATCGAATTTAAAGATTATACATACCAGAATGTTAAAATTGAAGGGGAGCTTTCTGAAAGTGCTTTTGAAGGCTCTTTATTAGTTAATGATCCAAATTTAGCTTTAGACTTTTTAGGGAAAATTGATTATTCTGAAAAAATTCCGATGTTTAATTTTACTGCTGATGTCGGCAGAATTCGATTAGGCAAGTTGAAGTTAATAAATTATGATTCACTGGCAACATTATCATTTTTATTAAGCGCTAGATTTAGTGGAGATAATCCTGATAATCTTTTAGGAAAAATAGAGCTGTTTAATTTAAAATATAAATCTTCTGTTATTAATGAATCTTTTGGAAATGTTACTTTGATATCAGAAAAAAATGCAAGTGGTAACAACATTACATTAAATTCTGAAATTATTGATGCTACATTAACTGGTAATGTTCATTTTTCAAGTATCATGTATTCATTGGATAAGGTTATTAATAGTTATATTCCTTCAGTTAGAATATATACTCCAGATCCTGTCGACAAAAAGGCAAAAGAACCACCTTATGAAAATATTTTTGATTTAAATGTTGAATTTAACAATACCGATAGTTTGCTTAAAGAGTTTGCTCCAGGATTATTAATTGAAAAGAAAACAAGAATTGTAACAAAGTTCAGTTCAGTTAACAAAAATTTAAACATTAGTGTACAAAACGGAAATATTTCGTATTCCGGAATTACAGCAGAAAAACCTGAAGTTAAATTTTATACCGAGAATGGAACGTTGTTATTTGATTGTAAAACAAAAAATCTCGGACTGGCTGAAAATCTGAATATGAGAAATCTCGATTTACAGGGGTTTACAAAAAATAATTTAGGTGAAATTGCTTTTACATGGAACAATCCTGATACAGTTATTTATAAAGGTGATGTTAGTCTTTCTTTCAGATTGCAAAATTCTGAAGGGAAAAAATGGCCATCTTTAATGGTAGAATCAAATCCTTCAATGATTGTTTTTTCAAATATGGATTGGTATATTAATGATGCAAAAGTAGAAATTTCAGATTCTTTAATAAGTATAAAACAACTTACAATAAATCATGAATCACAGTATATTTTCGCAAATGGTAACATTAGTAAAAAACTAACTGATACATTAACAGTTTTGTTAAATCAGATCGATCTGGCTAATTCTAACTTGTTTTTAGCTAAATCAGGGGTTGATTTGAATGGTATTATCAGCGGGGAATCTCATTTTTCAGGATTGCTCGGAAAATCAAAAATATTTGCAAGTATAAATGTCGAAGATTTAAAAGTTAATAATGAGGATTTAGGAAATGCATTTATAAACAGCGAATGGGATGATTTATCTGATAATATTAAAATATCAGGTAACACAAAGCGTGGAAATATTAAAACAATTGATTTTGATGGAAAGTATTATACAGATGGAAAAATTGATTTTCACGTTGTTCTAGATAAGTTAAGAATAGGAATCGCCGAGCCATATATTCATGATATATTGAGCGATTTAAAAGGAATTGCCAGTGGTGATTTAACTGTTACAGGCAATATCTCAAAGCCGGTAATTAATGGATTAATGAAGTTGCAGAAAGCTTCATTTATGGTAACATACTTGCAAACACGTTATAACTTAACAACAGATGTAACAGTTACTCCAACTTCGTTTGATTTTAAAAATGTTGATATTTTTGATGCAGATGGAAATAAAGCTGTTTTAAACGGAGGCATAAAACATAATAATTTTTCTGATTTGAAATTTAATCTGGGATTTGTTACAGATAAATTTATGATGTTAAACACTACTGAAAAAGATAATGAGTTGTTTTATGGTAAAGCATATGCTTCAGGTGTTGTTGATATATCTGGAAGTCCCGAGAATTTGTCAATAGATGTTACTGCAAAAACAGAAAAGGATACAAAAATCTTTATTCCTCTTTCAAGTGGTTCTGAGGTATCTGAAAATAACTTTATAAGATATGTAAGCTCTGAAAAAGATTCTGTAAAAATTAACACCGAGCAAAAAGTCGACGTTTCAGGAATAAAAATGAATTTTGATATTCAGGCAACTCCGGATGCTGAGGTGCAAATAATTTTTGATTCAAAAATGGGTGATGTTATCAAAGGTAGAGGTAATGGAAATTTAAGACTGGAAATTACTCCTACCGGTGATTTTAATATGTTCGGTGATTATACTATTGAGAGTGGGGATTATTTGTTTACACTGCAAAATGTTATAAATAAAAAATTCAACGTCGAAAAAGGAGGAACTATTAGCTGGAATGGAAATCCATATATGGCAATTCTTGACATTACCGCTATTTATCGCTTAAAAGCAAGTTTATATGATTTAATGTTAGATTCAACATATAAGCAAAGGGTGCCTGTTGAATGCGTGTTAAATATGCGAAATAGCCTGATGAAGCCTGATTTTTTGTTCAGTATTAAATTGCCAGAAGGAGATAGTAAGCCAAATAGTGTGATTAGCAGTTTATCAAATGAAGATATTAATAAACAAATTATTTCATTGCTTGTTCTAAGTCGCTTTGTTACTCCTGAAAGTTTCAGGGGTGGTCAACAAACTGCCGAAACAAGAAGCGGAAATGCAGTAGGAATGAATTCTTCAGAACTATTGTCCAATCAGCTTAGTCAGTGGCTTTCTCAAATTTCAAAAGATTTTGATATTGGTGTGAATTACCGTCCCGGTGATGAGCTTACGCATGATGAGGTAGAGCTTGCTTTAAGTACACAGATTTTTAATGATAGAGTAACCTTAAACGGTAACGTTGGAGTGGGGGGTAACCAGGCAACTCAATCAAGCAATTTTGTTGGTGATTTTGAAGTTGATGTCAAAATTAATAAGTCGGGAAAGTTAATGGTAAAAGGTTTTAACCGCTCAAATACTGATATAATAAATGATACCAGTCCTTATACTCAGGGTTTAGGATTGTTTTATAAAGAAGATTTTGATTCATTTGGCGAATTACTAAGACGATACTGGAAATCGGTTTTTACAAGAAAGAAAGAAGAAGAAATAAGTAATCAGCCAAAAGATAAATAG
- the tsaD gene encoding tRNA (adenosine(37)-N6)-threonylcarbamoyltransferase complex transferase subunit TsaD, translating to MTELTTILGIESSCDDTSAAVIRDGYLLSNVIANQDVHKDYGGVVPELASRSHQINIIPVVEKAIKLAGIKKEEISAISFTRGPGLLGSLLVGTSFAKGLSLSLGKPLIDINHLQGHVLSHFINDPKNTKELPGFPHLCLLISGGHTQIIRVNAPLKMEVIGNTIDDAAGEAFDKTAKVLGLPYPGGPLIDKHASTGDSKKFKFAKPRIPDLNFSFSGLKTSFLYFLRDEMEKNPEFINQEKNNLCASLQQTIVDILIEKVIKAVKETGINEITLSGGVSANSAVRKQFSELAAKNNWKIHIPPFAFTTDNAAMIAITGYYKFQQKLFASHDFAPIARFNI from the coding sequence TTGACAGAGTTAACCACTATACTTGGAATAGAGTCTTCATGTGATGATACATCGGCAGCTGTAATCCGCGACGGATACTTATTATCAAATGTAATTGCAAACCAGGATGTACATAAGGATTACGGCGGTGTTGTACCCGAATTAGCATCAAGATCTCATCAGATTAACATTATTCCTGTAGTTGAAAAAGCTATAAAACTCGCTGGAATAAAAAAAGAAGAAATTTCTGCAATTAGCTTTACTAGAGGTCCGGGTTTATTGGGATCATTACTTGTTGGAACTTCATTTGCAAAAGGACTTTCACTCTCGTTAGGAAAACCATTAATAGATATTAATCATTTGCAGGGTCATGTTTTATCTCATTTTATTAACGACCCGAAAAACACTAAAGAACTTCCTGGTTTTCCTCACCTTTGTTTGCTAATATCTGGTGGACATACACAAATAATTCGAGTTAATGCTCCATTAAAAATGGAAGTTATTGGAAATACAATAGATGATGCTGCCGGTGAAGCATTTGACAAAACTGCTAAAGTACTTGGATTACCTTATCCAGGAGGTCCATTAATTGATAAGCATGCATCTACCGGAGATTCTAAAAAATTCAAATTTGCAAAACCAAGAATCCCTGATTTAAATTTCAGCTTTAGCGGATTAAAAACTTCTTTCCTATATTTTTTAAGAGACGAAATGGAAAAGAATCCGGAGTTTATTAATCAGGAAAAAAATAATTTGTGTGCTTCATTACAACAAACTATTGTTGATATATTAATTGAAAAAGTAATAAAAGCTGTTAAAGAAACCGGCATAAATGAAATCACATTATCCGGTGGAGTTTCTGCAAATTCTGCAGTTCGTAAACAATTTTCAGAATTAGCAGCAAAAAATAACTGGAAAATACATATTCCTCCTTTTGCATTTACAACTGATAATGCCGCTATGATTGCAATTACTGGATATTATAAATTTCAACAAAAACTTTTTGCTTCACATGATTTTGCACCCATAGCCAGATTTAACATTTAA
- a CDS encoding methionine adenosyltransferase has protein sequence MSYLFTSESVSEGHPDKVSDQISDALLDAFLSADSESKVACETLVTTGLAVLAGEVRTEGYIDVQEVARRVINRIGYTKADYMFDGNSCGVINSIHEQSGDIRQGVVREKPEEQGAGDQGMMFGFACREMDNYMPMTIEIAHILLQDLADIRREGKKMKYLRPDAKSQVTVEYDNNGKPLRIDTIVISTQHDEFILPKNNTPKALKDAEVAMQKAIHDDVKNILLPRTIKNLPERVKKLFKDYKLFVNPTGKFIIGGPHGDTGLTGRKIIVDTYGGRGAHGGGAFSGKDSSKVDRSAAYAARHIAKNMVAAGVADEILVQVAYAIGVAQPVGFYVNTYGTAKIKDNKGKVMTDGEIASRIAKIYDMRPYAIVKRFGLKNPIFEPTASYGHFGRDPYKKKVELGGRNSTKKTIKEIEFFGWEKLDFVAPLKKEFGIK, from the coding sequence ATGAGCTATTTATTCACATCAGAATCAGTTTCAGAAGGACATCCAGATAAAGTATCAGATCAGATTTCAGACGCATTACTTGACGCATTTTTAAGTGCAGACTCAGAATCAAAAGTTGCTTGCGAAACACTAGTAACAACAGGTCTTGCAGTTTTAGCCGGCGAAGTTAGAACCGAAGGATATATTGATGTTCAGGAAGTTGCCCGCAGAGTAATTAATCGCATAGGTTATACAAAAGCAGATTATATGTTTGACGGAAATTCCTGTGGTGTTATTAACAGTATTCACGAGCAATCTGGCGATATTCGTCAGGGTGTTGTTCGCGAAAAACCTGAAGAACAAGGTGCCGGCGATCAGGGAATGATGTTTGGTTTCGCTTGTCGCGAAATGGATAATTATATGCCAATGACAATTGAAATAGCACATATTCTATTACAGGATTTAGCGGATATTCGTCGTGAAGGAAAAAAAATGAAATACTTACGTCCTGATGCAAAATCACAGGTAACTGTTGAGTATGATAACAATGGTAAACCATTAAGAATAGATACAATTGTTATTTCAACACAACATGATGAATTTATTCTTCCAAAAAACAATACTCCTAAAGCATTAAAAGATGCTGAAGTAGCCATGCAAAAAGCTATTCATGATGATGTTAAAAATATTCTTTTACCCCGTACTATTAAAAATCTTCCTGAAAGAGTAAAAAAACTTTTTAAAGATTATAAATTATTTGTTAATCCAACAGGTAAATTTATTATTGGCGGACCTCATGGTGATACCGGTTTAACTGGTCGTAAAATTATTGTTGACACATATGGTGGTCGCGGTGCTCACGGTGGTGGAGCTTTTTCAGGAAAAGATTCATCAAAAGTTGACCGTTCTGCAGCTTACGCTGCCCGTCATATAGCAAAAAACATGGTAGCAGCAGGTGTAGCTGACGAAATTCTTGTACAGGTTGCTTATGCAATCGGAGTTGCTCAACCGGTTGGTTTTTATGTAAACACATATGGTACTGCAAAAATAAAAGATAATAAAGGTAAGGTAATGACAGATGGTGAAATTGCATCACGCATTGCTAAAATTTATGATATGCGTCCTTATGCTATTGTAAAAAGATTCGGATTAAAGAATCCTATTTTTGAACCAACTGCATCTTATGGTCATTTCGGTCGCGATCCTTATAAGAAAAAAGTTGAATTAGGCGGTAGAAACAGTACCAAGAAAACTATTAAGGAAATTGAATTCTTTGGTTGGGAAAAACTTGACTTTGTTGCGCCATTAAAAAAAGAATTCGGAATAAAATAA